TTTTTCAATTCAGCGAGAATGTTCAACACATCGATTCTAGTTGAGGCGTCTAACATACTTATGATTTCGTCTGCAACGAGTAGTTTGCTGTCCAGTAAAAGCGCTCTGGCTATAAGCATCCTTTGAAGTTGTCCGCCGCTTAGCTGATGTGGAAATTTATTCAGTACAGTTCTTGGATTTAATCCCACAGATTCAAGGGAGTTTATCACTTTTTCCTGCCATTGACTTTCCGGCAGTTTTGGAAAGAATTCACTTTTCAATAGACTGAACACCCGGTCTGCCTTAAAGATTGGATTGAAAGATGAAAAAGGATCTTGAAATACCCCCTGAACTTTGAAGTAATACTCTTTCAGCTCTTTTCCCTTCAGATTGGTGATGTTTTGTCCATTGAAATGTATCTCCCCATTGGTTATAGAGATGAGCCGGAGTATCATCCTCCCTATGGTGGTCTTTCCACTTCCACTTTCACCTATCAGAGAAACAATTTCTCCGTTGTTTATTGAAAAGGAAACATCATCAACAGCAGTGAGTTTTTTTGCGCCAAAAACCCCGAGGCTATAAACCTTGGAAACATTTCTCAACTCAATCATTAGCATTCTCCACCTTCCAGCATGCAACGTAATGATTTGGCATAACTTCCACTAGGGGAGGTTCTTCCATGCATTTTTCGTATGCCAGAGGGCATCTGCTTCTAAATCTACAACCATTAGGAGGAGTCAGTAGCTCTGGAGGATTCCCTGGAATTCCTTTCAGGGGATTTTCAGAGTATTTTATTCCCACTTCAGGAAGTGAGGAGATCAGAAGTTTCGTGTATGGGTGAAGCGGTTTTTTTACAATTGTTTCAGTAGATGCTCGCTCCACTTGTTTTCCTGCGTACATGATCATTATGCTGTCAGCGATTTGGTAAAGCACTGACACGTCGTGGGTTACGAATATGACGCTTTTAACGAACCCTCTATTTCTGAACTCAACAATCATTCTAGAAACTGCTTTTTGGGTTGAGACATCCAGAGCGGAAGTTATTTCATCCGCAAGAAGAAGCGAGGGATTCAACAACGTTGAGATTACCATTACCACTCTTTGCTTCATTCCACCTGAAAGCTCCATGGGGTACATATCAAGAACGGCTTCTTTCAGTTCAACGATTTTAAATCTTTCTTTGATTTCCTTTTCCATTGTGGAAAAGCTCGTTCCATGGTTTTCAAGAAGATCTGAGATCAGTTTTCCGATTTTTTGGGTTGGGTTGAGTGCGTTCATAGCGTACTGGGGAATTATAGATACCTTTTTGTATCTGAATTTGTTCATTCCTTTGAAATCGTGGATAGGAAGAGGTTCATCGTCTATTGTGACATTTCCGGAAACGTATTTCATTGGAGGTTTTAATAAAATCAGAGAATTGCTCAAGGTAGATTTCCCACATCCAGATTCACCGGCAAGGCCCATTATTTCACCGTTTTCGACTTTGAAAGACAGGTTATCGACCGCCTTGACATCTCCTCTGAGTGTCTGATAGTAAATTCTCAGATTCTCAATTTCCAACGACATACCATCACATCTCCCTGAGCTTTGGATTGAATACCTCATCCAATCCTGTGTTCATAAAATATAAGGCTCCGACGATGGCTGTTATCGCCAATCCTGGCGGTATTGCCCACCACCACATTCCGAGCTGTATCGCATTCCAGAGAACAGCTTGTTGCATCATTAACCCCAGAGAAATTCCCTGGGTGGGCCCAAGACCGATAAAGTCCAGGGTTGCTGCCGTCAATATGGCACCACCGAATTGAAGTATGAAAACCATAAAAACGTAAGACATCATATTGGGCATTATTTCAGTAATTATTATCTTCAAGGGTTTCATTCCAGTTATTCGAGCCAGGTTTACGAACTCTCTGGTTCTCAAAGAGAGGGTTTGCGACC
This genomic interval from Kosmotoga pacifica contains the following:
- a CDS encoding ABC transporter ATP-binding protein → MLMIELRNVSKVYSLGVFGAKKLTAVDDVSFSINNGEIVSLIGESGSGKTTIGRMILRLISITNGEIHFNGQNITNLKGKELKEYYFKVQGVFQDPFSSFNPIFKADRVFSLLKSEFFPKLPESQWQEKVINSLESVGLNPRTVLNKFPHQLSGGQLQRMLIARALLLDSKLLVADEIISMLDASTRIDVLNILAELKKRGLSILFITHDLSLGYYVSDKSIILYRGSILEMGKTELVFSNPLHPYTRMLLESVPRLDKKWESFEIPERSITGFFENNRCKYYDRCLHATDECKKQELIEAEPNHYVACWRWNNV
- a CDS encoding ABC transporter ATP-binding protein, whose protein sequence is MSLEIENLRIYYQTLRGDVKAVDNLSFKVENGEIMGLAGESGCGKSTLSNSLILLKPPMKYVSGNVTIDDEPLPIHDFKGMNKFRYKKVSIIPQYAMNALNPTQKIGKLISDLLENHGTSFSTMEKEIKERFKIVELKEAVLDMYPMELSGGMKQRVVMVISTLLNPSLLLADEITSALDVSTQKAVSRMIVEFRNRGFVKSVIFVTHDVSVLYQIADSIMIMYAGKQVERASTETIVKKPLHPYTKLLISSLPEVGIKYSENPLKGIPGNPPELLTPPNGCRFRSRCPLAYEKCMEEPPLVEVMPNHYVACWKVENAND